In Nostoc sp. UHCC 0926, a single genomic region encodes these proteins:
- a CDS encoding aliphatic sulfonate ABC transporter substrate-binding protein, which translates to MPSLKAKFEFRKSQRTTRRSFLFALGYCIMLSTVLSSCSEAKNNTQQSAASPESVASSSTTEKSTEKQVVRIVRSKQLTALAVLEKQGSLEKRLEPLGFKVQWAEFAAGPQQLEALNANGLDIASTAESPPVFSQAAGAPLVYLANTHPSGKSISLLVPVNSPIKTVSDLKGKKVAFQKASIGHYLLVKALEDAGLKLSDVKSVFLTPPDANAAFSQNKVDAWYIWEPFATRNVQNKIARVLADGGKLRDTGNFYSTSRQFYQAHPDVIKVFLEELEKAEIWTKDHPKEVAQLLAPVTQLDPPTLEIMHDKYDYGLVPITEKTIIKQQQVADKWYSLGLIPKKVNVRDGFLTPEEYAKITPSEVLANK; encoded by the coding sequence ATGCCATCTTTAAAAGCAAAGTTTGAATTCAGGAAAAGCCAGAGAACAACACGTCGTTCCTTCTTGTTTGCTCTGGGCTATTGCATAATGCTATCGACGGTTCTATCGAGTTGTAGTGAAGCAAAGAATAACACTCAGCAGTCAGCAGCTTCCCCTGAGTCGGTAGCTTCATCTAGCACTACAGAGAAGTCAACTGAGAAGCAAGTAGTACGGATTGTCCGTTCAAAACAACTTACCGCTCTAGCAGTTTTAGAAAAGCAGGGTTCCTTGGAAAAGCGATTAGAGCCTCTAGGTTTTAAAGTACAGTGGGCTGAGTTTGCGGCTGGCCCACAACAGCTAGAAGCGCTGAATGCAAATGGATTGGATATCGCATCTACAGCCGAATCGCCTCCTGTATTTTCACAAGCAGCAGGAGCGCCTCTTGTTTATCTAGCTAATACACATCCTAGTGGGAAATCTATCTCACTTTTAGTTCCTGTAAATTCTCCGATTAAAACTGTTAGCGATTTGAAGGGCAAAAAAGTAGCTTTTCAGAAAGCTTCCATTGGTCACTACTTATTAGTTAAAGCATTAGAAGACGCGGGACTGAAACTGAGCGATGTCAAATCAGTTTTTCTAACGCCGCCAGACGCAAATGCGGCATTTAGTCAGAACAAGGTGGATGCTTGGTATATTTGGGAGCCATTCGCCACTAGAAATGTACAAAATAAAATCGCTCGTGTTTTAGCAGATGGTGGTAAGTTGCGGGATACTGGCAACTTTTACTCAACCTCACGCCAGTTTTATCAGGCTCATCCTGACGTGATCAAAGTGTTTCTAGAGGAGCTAGAAAAGGCAGAAATCTGGACTAAGGATCATCCCAAAGAAGTAGCACAACTACTCGCTCCTGTAACTCAACTAGATCCACCGACTCTAGAAATAATGCATGATAAATATGACTATGGGCTAGTACCAATTACCGAGAAAACTATTATCAAGCAACAGCAAGTTGCAGACAAGTGGTATAGCTTAGGACTTATCCCCAAGAAGGTGAATGTTAGAGACG
- a CDS encoding class I SAM-dependent methyltransferase yields the protein MTQLKTLPTYDPSLFEGAAEGYAQYRTKYPPVVFDKLTEIFNLNGQGRLLDLGTGPGLISIPLRTKFEEVVAIDPDPDMIAEAKRQAAAVGASNITWLEQGAELINSSLGTFKLATIGRAFHWMERELVLESLYKLLTDDGGLALLQTGDNPWESNLPWKQAAVGVVKKWLGDERRTGQRGQGIRKPVDPPHEVVIANSAFVRQEVYEVPFEKSWTLDSYLGYLYTTAFSLKIFYGENAPAFETDLREALLAVEPSGHFTEELKATILVAWKH from the coding sequence GACCCAAGTTTATTTGAAGGAGCCGCTGAGGGCTACGCTCAATATAGAACTAAATACCCACCTGTTGTATTCGACAAATTAACCGAAATATTTAATCTCAATGGTCAAGGACGACTCCTTGATTTGGGTACTGGGCCAGGATTAATTTCAATTCCTCTGCGAACCAAATTTGAGGAAGTTGTTGCGATCGATCCCGATCCCGATATGATTGCAGAAGCTAAACGGCAAGCAGCAGCAGTAGGAGCAAGTAATATTACTTGGTTAGAACAAGGAGCAGAGTTAATCAACTCTAGTTTAGGAACATTTAAGTTAGCCACTATTGGTAGAGCCTTCCACTGGATGGAACGCGAATTAGTACTTGAGAGCCTTTATAAATTGCTTACTGATGATGGTGGACTAGCACTGCTTCAGACTGGTGACAACCCTTGGGAAAGCAATCTACCTTGGAAACAAGCTGCTGTTGGAGTAGTGAAGAAATGGTTAGGTGATGAGCGACGGACTGGACAACGAGGACAAGGCATTCGTAAGCCAGTCGATCCTCCCCATGAAGTCGTAATTGCCAATTCGGCTTTTGTTCGTCAAGAAGTCTATGAAGTGCCATTTGAAAAATCTTGGACTCTCGATAGCTATCTCGGCTACTTATACACTACAGCATTCTCTCTCAAAATTTTCTATGGCGAGAACGCCCCAGCATTTGAAACGGATCTTAGAGAAGCGCTACTAGCAGTTGAGCCGTCTGGACATTTTACAGAAGAACTCAAAGCTACAATCCTAGTCGCTTGGAAGCACTAG